In Plasmodium gaboni strain SY75 chromosome 11, whole genome shotgun sequence, the following proteins share a genomic window:
- a CDS encoding putative membrane protein (conserved Plasmodium membrane protein, unknown function) codes for MSEYKVSSIYFSRSNKLLILMCVIFFSCSTHIFKNVFPFLFMLTGITNQHANINVYVNKIGSCDISCYLDRNMEYEQYIQNKVKKNKIINTNIDCNNNIKNNHQCNMINVCSDELYNDRDKNKEKRLLNPEQEYFFENEFGIYKICYNNIKKNYNNLNNNLNNNTYNNTYNNSYNNTYNNTYNNSYNNTYNNSYNNSYNNSYNNSYNNSYNNPYCNMTDDMVKAKYIDKNIFHYNKTHNKEYQSAINKGSIFLYSNILSLIYFSSLITYIFIFFFDLSKKNYIINIFYITNLISHCIIFFILNDMQIFNSHLIQSNPNHIFVNEHKKNFSPFSQSYFNSHNNNISVENMFNGIASQNGNIDNILYMDKKKKIGIINYSTNERNNLKNKLNELKNISILYNMDVYKSLLLFFYIYPNNNIFFNPYLININWNTMSTIWNDILYNKFEKIKDIYNNNNNNNFIQSIIKEKNNNVLDILFLKRNKNIYYKKYLLILYFFIMISSICSCYIKIYQKRILYCVFYINIGVITSFLILMNSLFKLFAHSLNYIITNQNSLVNISDYIFLFLLIDLFGLFIIFLFSYKWYNQRNVWTHLHKIFYNHKYIAFYFNNTYYIYTLDTNVDNILVSMDIFGDPNVTITFSEYTNLEKSIFYEYFILNRFKKNKLKIFEIPQDQFHELTTTYKVKESAKKNYEMEIYYKDKEHKNLEHLHSCHINIGCYKNFHRDHHNEYDKISEENPSNFYNRKPNHSYTMKPYKICIGSLNNIITQSNIPTNNANEDINESPINTSNNNKNNNNNNNHHHNQNNHHNQNINFFNSQNELINYPYENEFIHENHEYVNNMEHTPKQQIIDHTIFKYKQNEEDTNKNKITTQQEKKLLNKNLVITDEYFINTNQNKYIINNVQNNNNIYSSKGIYLHKSEQYEQKNIWDMQNTCQNVLSIPDYDEQDNQKRNEQKEINCQKDGNYYLHNEEYNQEIYHNNHHHINGHMDNLVNPHTKNNINNHINYDTSYHINNHNNNFNIFRNIKIFMSSFTFVFFFFIFIYAFLLSIIHIFINYFFYIYLYVFNINIYVSNVYTIIMTGVSLIAIPFSGYIIDSIGAFLSLLLCSSLFILIAISGSIYCYKFNLNSEVLAFLFFNLIGISQSIIPTVIISQIPTHLCVKNNEHITSAFAIFEVVSMIIISLNNYIFGSFMIKEEYLMGLYLLFFFTLLVIALISLLIISIYIKKKRYIHMYKNSNDYNLAQPLL; via the exons atgtcTGAGTATAAAGTTAGCAGTATTTACTTTTCACGCTCTAATAAACTGTTAATATTAATGTGTGTGATTTTTTTCTCCTGCTCTACTCACATATTTAAGAATgtttttccttttctttttatgCTTACAGGGATAACAAACCAACATGCAAATATAAATGTCTATGTTAATAAAATTGGCTCGTGTGATATAAGTTGTTATTTAGACAGAAATATGGAATATGAAcaatatatacaaaataaagtaaaaaaaaataaaataataaatacaaacATTGATTgtaataacaatataaagaataatCATCAGTGTAATATGATTAATGTATGTTCTgatgaattatataatgatagagataaaaataaggaGAAACGTTTATTAAACCCTGAACaggaatatttttttgaaaatgaatttggcatttataaaatttgttacaataatataaagaagaattataataatttaaataataatttaaataataatacatataataatacatataataattcatataataatacatataataatacatataataattcatataataatacatataataattcatataataattcatataataattcatataataattcatataataattcatataataatccTTATTGTAACATGACAGATGATATGGTTAAAgcaaaatatattgataaaaatatatttcattataataaaacacataataaagaatatcAAAGTGCTATAAATAAAGGATCTATATTCTTATACagtaatattttatcattaatatattttagtTCCTTAATaacttatatttttattttcttttttgatttaagcaaaaaaaattatatcataaacattttttatattaccAATTTAATATCCCATTgcattatattttttatattaaatgatatgCAAATTTTTAACTCTCATTTAATACAATCAAATCCTAatcatatatttgtaaatgaacacaaaaagaatttttctcctttttctcaatcatattttaatagtcataataataatatatctgtcgaaaatatgtttaatGGTATAGCTAGCCAAAATGGcaatatagataatatattatatatggataaaaaaaaaaaaataggaattataaattattcaacaaatgaaagaaataatttaaagaataaattgaatgagttaaaaaatatatctatattatataatatggATGTGTATAaatctttattattatttttttatatatatccaaataataatatatttttcaatccatatcttattaatattaattgGAATACAATGTCTACTATATGgaatgatatattatataataaatttgaaaaaattaaagatatatataacaataataataataataatttcatacaaagtataataaaagaaaaaaataataatgttttagatattttatttttaaaaagaaataaaaatatatattataaaaaatatttattaattctatattttttcattatgATAAGTTCAATATGTAGTTGTTATATCAAGATTTATCaaaaaagaattttatattgtgtattttatattaatatagGAGTTATAacatcatttttaattttaatgaatagtttatttaaattatttgctcattctttaaattatattataactaACCAAAATAGCTTGGTTAATATAAGtgattatatttttttgtttttattaatagATTTATTTGgattatttattatattcttattttcttataaatGGTATAATCAAAGAAATGTGTGGACACATcttcataaaatattttataatcataaatatattgctttctattttaataatacatattatatatatactcTTGATACAAAtgttgataatattttagTATCTATGGATATATTTGGTGATCCTAATGTAACTATTACTTTTTCTGAGTATACAAATTTAGAAAAatctattttttatgaatattttatattgaacagattcaaaaaaaacaaaCTCAAAATTTTTGAAATTCCTCAGGACCAATTTCACGAATTGACCACTACGTATAAAGTAAAAGAAAGTgccaaaaaaaattatgaaatggaaatatattataaagataaaGAGCACAAAAATTTGGAACATCTACATAGTTgtcatataaatattggATGTTACAAAAATTTTCACAGGGATCATCATAACGAATACGATAAGATAAGTGAAGAAAATCCATCCAATTTTTATAATCGAAAACCAAATCATAGTTATACTATGAAACCATATAAAATATGCATAGGATCAttaaacaatataataactCAATCGAATATTCCTACAAATAATGCaaatgaagatataaatgaatCACCCATAAATAcatcaaataataataaaaataataataataataataatcatcatcataatcaaaataatcatcataatcaaaatatcaatttttttaattctcAAAATGAACTAATAAATTATCCTTATGAAAATGAATTTATTCATGAAAATCACgaatatgtaaataatatggaaCATACTCCAAAACAACAAATTATAGATCATacaatttttaaatataaacaaaatgaGGAAGACActaataaaaacaaaataacaacacaacaagaaaaaaagttattaaataaaaatctTGTTATAACTgatgaatattttataaacacaaatcaaaataaatatattattaacaacgtacaaaataataataatatatactcatcaaaaggaatatatttacataaatcagaacaatatgaacaaaaaaatatttggGATATGCAAAATACATGTCAAAATGTTTTATCTATACCAGATTATGATGAACAAGATAAtcaaaaaagaaatgaacagaaagaaataaattGTCAGAAAGATggaaattattatttacataatgaagaatataatcaagaaatatatcataataatcatCATCATATAAATGGTCATATGGATAATTTAGTTAACCCtcatacaaaaaataacattaataatcatattaatTATGACACTAGTTATCATATcaataatcataataacaattttaatatatttcgaaacataaaaatatttatgtcCTCATTCACCTTCgttttcttcttttttatatttatatatgcCTTTCTATTGTCAATCATacacatatttataaattacttcttttatatatatctatatgttttcaatataaatatttatgtcTCCAACGtatatacaattattatGACAGGTGTATCATTAATAGCTATACCATTCTCAGgatatattattgataGCATTGGTGCTTTCCTTTCTCTTCTTTTATGTTCTTCTCTCTTTATCTTAATAGCCATTTCTGGTTCCATATATTGCTATAAGTTTAATTTAA ATTCTGAAGTTTTGGCTTTTTTGTTCTTCAATCTTATAg GCATAAGTCAATCCATTATTCCTACTGTCATCATTTCGCAGATACCTACTCACTTATg TGTGAAGAATAACGAACATATAACATCAGCCTTTGCAATATTTGAAGTTGTTTCgatgataattataagtttaaataattatatctTTGGTAGTTTTATGATCAAAGAAG AATACTTAATGGGTctttatttgttatttttttttacccTCTTAGTTATAGCCCTGATTTCATTGTTAATAATttctatttatattaaaaagaaaagatatatacatatgtataaGAATTCGAATGACTATAATTTGGCTCAACCATTgctttaa
- a CDS encoding deubiquinating/deneddylating enzyme has product MAGDNENILDEWCLIESNPCIFYDMLKRMGASKISVEDVYSLSYFDDYINNKENIHMNHILGVDKYMGEKNKTLDKENKENNVVDNVVDLYKNDICIEDKYNKLLKHHSYIYGIIFLFNIGKNYKRNKYIEHNVPDNLFFAKQVIPNACATQAILSIVLNKDIELNDEIKNIKTFSLNFDSSMKGLTLSNCTFLRNIHNSYKPPIYLDKDDMHHDKKKSEDAFHFVSYINFEDKVYLLDGLQNGPVLINAHDENKATPNNNNNNNNNNDNNNNNNDKHWLEISREHIKKEIDEICNSQTDNDVRFNIIAVMKDKEYIIQEFINIHRILKQRVNIKLIDLGEDIELSDEINEDDFPLLNDIPSIENLPNNIETLYNIVNKSNLEINYLLSLLHEQTEIKKLWNKELTFKFFNFYPFIMSSLNLLAKHKILKDAYQKEKEKNKTHS; this is encoded by the coding sequence ATGGCAGGagataatgaaaatattcTAGATGAGTGGTGTTTAATAGAGAGTAATCcatgtatattttatgatatGCTTAAACGTATGGGTGCTAGCAAAATATCAGTAGAAGATGTATATAGTTTATCTTATTTTgatgattatataaataataaagagaatatacatatgaatCATATATTGGGTgttgataaatatatgggagaaaaaaataaaacattagATAAAGagaataaagaaaataatgttGTTGATAATGTAGTGGACTTATATAAGAATGATATATGTATTgaagataaatataataaattattaaaacatcatagttatatttatggtattatatttttatttaatattggaaagaattataaaagaaataaatatattgaacATAACGTTCCtgataatttattttttgcCAAACAAGTTATTCCAAATGCATGTGCTACACAAGCTATTTTATCTATTGTCTTGAATAAAGATATAGAAttaaatgatgaaataaaaaatataaaaacattcAGTTTGAATTTTGATAGTTCAATGAAAGGATTGACTTTATCAAATTGTACTTTTCTTCgtaatatacataattcatataaacCTCCAATTTATTTAGATAAAGACGATATGCATcatgataaaaaaaaaagtgaaGACGCCTTTCATTTTGTTTcttatattaattttgaAGATAAAGTATATTTATTGGATGGCTTACAAAATGGTCCCGTCCTTATAAATGCTCACGATGAAAATAAAGCAACCCCaaacaacaacaacaataataataataataatgacaacaataataataataatgacaAACATTGGTTAGAAATTTCTAGAgaacatattaaaaaagaaatcGATGAAATATGTAACTCACAAACAGATAATGATGTTCGTTTTAACATTATTGCAGTTATGAAAgataaagaatatattattcaagaatttataaatatacatcGTATACTTAAACAAAGAGTTAACATTAAATTAATTGACCTTGGAGAAGATATTGAATTGTCAGATGAAATTAATGAAGACGATTTTCCATTATTAAACGATATACCTTCAATAGAAAACCTTCCAAACAATATAGAAactttatataatatagtaaataaatcaaacttagaaattaattatttacTATCATTATTACATGAGCAAAcagaaattaaaaaattatggAATAAAGAACTTacttttaaattttttaatttctaTCCCTTCATTATGTCTTCTCTTAATTTGTTGGCTAAGCACAAGATATTGAAAGATGCTTatcaaaaagaaaaagaaaaaaataaaacacACTCTTAA
- a CDS encoding hypothetical protein (conserved Plasmodium protein, unknown function): protein MTSIIFVVLMRRNVKSFKLKKDIFEDSYLKLLVENEKMEEDAPSCYFLSFLYNNFYLYYCDIIFHNKNKHVHTISHIERDINFFECKNMETKKKKKKRKKSEEISQNNLIYIKGDEEKYIYKKYNHNVYDQNNLYNLNELHKLDTQYNIDKLHFLTSHYLAYYKIQNSILQYYIPQFNINKITKFDKHIKDLNNNYDNSLKYNVCANTTTEQSHFLQVDHSPSCKKKKEREKKIFNYHNQKYSKIKRNHSNKKKKQIKSSSLNIPKLLFPFYDYTTSEESVMSFSKFLPEHKIARKKKKKKKRKKQTNKTINNIINNKNHHDKPFTSKFQDKEENKHNSMLIFKEIINLCHENKIFTFKKKKKNKENDTKKKHTGVHPEQFIQSTDKDQYIKIGGKHNVDNKQSFDNNQKYIKTQRNLSTRSYINNSMDCLLKKNKIHNELQKDHIYNTSQGLLKKRSFRSCSDCVNKQEEYEKKKRTKKQNEFILNKNVIIKGKKEDVVSQPIVDMRTLKKKRNFEGSVKNELKNLSKDIFDEYKENQNIYKEKQKDILTKKKDIHFLNFMNIRKKKEDNILKMQILKGLNQTHYDPLYLEKMVTCKSGGIIYNQETKSKEDEKKKKKINLHKDEQKYKNQLKSIEQKMNKHFVFKNMSVFMLNFFSLYINGEYEEIIQLYKQEYFHINFYIFYIYIKSLIKLKKYDLCLKYIFDKNDDNMNGTKMNEYNINPFNKIILTFLNAVCLEKLNKLKLSITEYCKVVVHKMDDPIKDDNNRNYKNKYNDNCNYNYNCEYSDDSINIHPFILICLDKLIGAYQLKIHEENTLIKYVQLHYDFKKLFNFYICKVYTMDKIRKYDVKEYMNTHNDITFELINDPNSRKNNIYSIQINDKNFLHGNNKGKNQKDCNININIRRMKRNIEEPINCHYNMKGELQNGCYNPKGLIYNKIAFFDEKRKKQIIKKNKKKKKKKKYVYINMNNVLYYINKNGNQDNYDMVKSLYSDNYYFDDNQKEKEEEINKKDIILYLQNKDIHKYILSNNNILENNQFYYNYFLCDYIVRQGVYNNCCYKYTLKKITHFMNIAYTNRNILGTIKKLAIELKIIYEKCIGDYKTRGNDNKRSTYDNIHTYNNIHTYNNIHTYNNNNNNNKYIYNNNIYIYNNYLYHSEPVTLIDLLCITYYCLKNYDYINCYYISKYTIKERKGYENDEAILLFITSITNLSSVFKSSQKKIKELFLLYNERVSHMTYKKKKYYYKEENYKYENDYIDYYIIGIIYFLNNNFNKSLLYFLRCIQLKSNFYMCYVYMLYLFLSSLIKERKKNYKKFLFFKCVKLQPHNIIPYVIYSSAVLAIYQRFKGDNKGIMSGHINENINENINENINENINENININKNTHIYNHTDDIIYNKPDGISNIIIKVEKIHFLRYILNKALKIENDNIFVCNEYFIYNFLRKEYLQCEIFLKKIIFLCKNKFFPNNINVISSILYNMSIYSYIYQKNIYESERYIILLLENNPFNIKALHILIHIFFIKKNKNWIHLFDYSIYLENFLLSLDNDILYYDHSKIIDKQTRTTYLYNNFFNQLIRTKQGSLFLYFVYSKFKKATKFDTFLKKYIKERKEQGYGIDWGGCERT, encoded by the exons ATGACATCAATTATTTTTGTAGTTTTAATGAGGAGG AATGTAAAAAGTTtcaaattaaaaaaggaCATTTTTGAAGATTCCTACTTAAAACTACTTGtagaaaatgaaaaaatgGAAGAGGATGCACCCTcttgttattttttatcatttttatataataacttctatttgtattattgcgatataatttttcataataaaaataaacatgTACATACTATAAGTCATATTGAAAGAGATATTAATTTCTTTGAGTGCAAAAATATGGAAAcaaagaagaaaaaaaaaaaaagaaagaaatCTGAAGAAATTTCtcaaaataatttaatatatattaaaggagatgaagaaaaatatatatataaaaaatataatcataatgtgtatgatcaaaataatttatataatttgaatGAACTACATAAGCTGGATACACAATACAATATTGATAAACtacattttttaacatCACATTATTTAGcttattataaaattcaAAATTCAATActacaatattatataccACAATTCAATatcaataaaataacaaagtttgataaacatataaaagatttaaacaataattatgataattctttaaaatataatgtatGTGCAAATACAACAACTGAACAATCACACTTTCTTCAGGTTGATCATTCTCCTTCttgtaaaaaaaagaaagaaagagaaaagaaaatttttaattatcataatcaaaaatattcaaaaataaaaagaaatcattctaataagaaaaaaaaacaaataaaatcaTCCTCATTAAATATTCCTAAATTgttatttcctttttatgATTACACAACTAGCGAAGAAAGTGTTATGTCcttttcaaaatttttacCTGAACATAAAATAGctagaaaaaaaaaaaaaaaaaaaaaaagaaaaaaacaaacaaacaaaacaataaacaacataataaataataagaatCATCATGATAAACCATTTACATCCAAATTCCAAGACAAAGAAGAAAACAAACATAATAGTATGCTTATATTcaaagaaattataaacCTTTGTcatgaaaataaaatttttacttttaaaaaaaaaaagaaaaataaggaaaatgatacaaaaaaaaaacacacAGGGGTTCATCCTGAACAGTTTATTCAATCAACTGATAAAGatcaatatattaaaattgGGGGAAAACATAATGTAGATAACAAACAATCATTTGATAATAAccaaaaatatataaaaactCAAAGAAATTTATCAACTCGCTCTTATATTAACAATTCAATGGACtgtttattaaaaaaaaataaaattcaCAATGAACTACAAAAAGaccatatatataacacCTCACAAGGGTTacttaaaaaaagaagTTTTAGATCATGCTCCGATTGTGTAAATAAACAAGaagaatatgaaaaaaagaaaaggacaaaaaaacaaaatgaattcatattaaataaaaatgtaattaTTAAAGGAAAAAAGGAAGATGTCGTATCACAACCTATTGTTGACATGAGaactttaaaaaaaaagagaaattTTGAAGGAAGTGTAAAAAATGAACTAAAAAATTTAAGCAAAGATATATTTGATgaatataaagaaaatcaaaatatatacaaagaaaaacaaaaagatattttaacaaaaaagaaggatattcattttttaaattttatgaatataagaaaaaaaaaggaagataatattttaaaaatgcAAATACTTAAAGGATTAAATCAAACACATTATGATCCTTTATATTTGGAAAAAATGGTTACTTGTAAAAGTGGAggtataatatataaccAGGAGACCAAATCAAAGgaagatgaaaaaaaaaaaaaaaaaattaatttacataaagatgaacaaaaatataaaaatcaaCTTAAATCTATAGAacaaaaaatgaataaacattttgtttttaaaaatatgtcTGTTTTTATGTTGAactttttttctttatatattaacgGAGAATATGAGGAAATTATTCAGTTATATAAACAAgaatattttcatataaatttttatatcttttatatatatataaaatccttaataaaattaaagaagTATGATCTCTGTttaaagtatatatttgataagaatgatgataatatgaatggtactaaaatgaatgaatataatataaacccatttaataaaatcaTTTTAACTTTCTTAAATGCTGTATGCttagaaaaattaaataaattaaaattgAGCATAACAGAATATTGCAAAGTAGTGGTACATAAAATGGACGACCCTATTaaagatgataataatagaaactataaaaataaatataatgacaattgtaattataattataattgtGAGTATAGTGATGATAGTATAAATATCCATCCATTCATTCTTATATGCCTAGATAAATTAATAGGGGCATATCAATTAAAGATACATGAAGAAAATacattaataaaatatgtacaGCTACATTATGACTTCAAAAaactttttaatttttatatttgtaaagTATATACAATGGATAAAATTCGAAAATATGATGTGAAAGAATATATGAACACACACAATGACATAACCTTTGAATTAATAAACGACCCGAATAGTAGaaagaataatatttattctaTACAGATAAACGATAAAAACTTTTTACACGGTAACAATAAAGGAAAGAATCAAAAGGattgtaatataaatattaatataagaagaatgaaaagaaatattGAGGAACCCATTAACTgtcattataatatgaaagGTGAATTACAAAATGGTTGCTATAACCCTAAAGgattaatttataataaaatcGCCTTTTTTGATgagaaaagaaaaaaacaaataatcaaaaaaaacaaaaaaaaaaaaaaaaaaaaaaaatatgtttacATAAACATGAACAATgtgttatattatattaataaaaatggaaatCAGGATAATTATGATATGGTCAAATCTTTATATAGTgacaattattattttgatgATAATCAAAAGGAAAAggaagaagaaataaacaaaaaagacatcatattatatcttCAAAATAAGgatatacataaatatatcctaagtaataataatatattagaaaataatcagttttattataattattttttatgtgaTTATATTGTTCGTCAAGGtgtttataataattgttGTTATAAGTATACattaaaaaagataactcattttatgaatattgCTTACACGaatagaaatattttagGTACTATAAAAAAGCTTGCTAtagaattaaaaataatttatgaGAAATGTATAGGAGATTACAAGACAAGAGgaaatgataataaaaggagcacatatgataatatacacacatataataatatacacacatataataatatacacacatataataataataataataataataaatatatatataataataatatatatatatataataattatttatatcacTCCGAACCTGTAACATTAATAGATCTTTTGTGTATTACTTATTACTGTTTGAAAAATTACGATTATATAAATTGCTATTATATAAGCAAATATACtataaaagaaagaaaagGATATGAAAATGACGAGGCAATTTTGTTATTCATTACCTCGATAACAAATTTAAGTAGTGTATTTAAAAGTTCacaaaagaaaattaaagagttatttcttttatataatgagCGTGTTAGTCATATGACTtataagaagaaaaagtattattataaagaagagaattataaatatgaaaatgattatatagattattacataattggtataatatattttttaaataataattttaataaatctctattatattttttgagATGTATACAATTAAAGAgtaatttttatatgtgttatgtttatatgctttatctttttttatcttcttTAATAAAGGAGAGgaagaaaaattataaaaaattccttttttttaaatgtgTCAAATTACAGCcacataatataataccCTATGTAATATATAGTTCGGCTGTCTTGGCGATATATCAGCGATTTAAAGGTGACAATAAAGGTATCATGAGTGGacatataaatgaaaatataaatgaaaatataaatgaaaatataaatgaaaatataaatgaaaatataaatataaataaaaatacacacatatataacCATACAGATgacattatttataataagCCCGATGGCATATCtaacattattatcaaagttgagaaaatacattttttaaggtatattcttaataaagctttaaaaatagaaaaCGATAACATTTTTGTATGTAAcgaatattttatttataattttttaagaaaGGAATATTTACAGTGTGagatttttttaaaaaaaataatattcctatgtaaaaataaattttttcctaataatataaatgttatatcttctattttatataacatgtctatatattcctatatatatcaaaagaatatatatgagAGTGAgagatatattattttgttattagAAAATAACCCTTTTAATATAAAGGCTTTACATATActaattcatatattttttataaaaaaaaacaaaaactggatacatttatttgattattctatatatttagaaaATTTCTTATTATCTCTTGATAATgacatattatattatgatcATTCCAAAATAATAGATAAACAAACAAGAACCACATATTTGTATAACAATTTCTTTAATCAGCTTATAAGAACAAAACAAGGATctttattcttatattttgtttatagCAAATTTAAAAAGGCAACAAAATTTGACACattcttaaaaaaatatataaaagaacGCAAGGAGCAAGGGTATGGAATTGACTGGGGTGGTTGCGAACGTACGTaa
- a CDS encoding hypothetical protein (conserved Plasmodium protein, unknown function) yields the protein MLCLIFKVVIFIVGYVLPIGLSLHGWKNKKYEMIEYYLKYVYFFVIFENLVTPSLGRVIYRISSFLWCVLHLTIYIILITPKLNYLNTIYDKISKINNQNNIGLYWNKYLVNPLNDKFNKIIKKLKTL from the coding sequence atgttgTGTTTAATATTCAAAGTAgtaatatttattgttGGTTATGTTCTCCCTATTGGATTATCATTACATGGCtggaaaaataaaaagtatgAGATGattgaatattatttaaaatatgtttatttttttgttatatttgAAAACTTAGTAACACCATCTCTTGGTAGAGTAATTTATAGAATTAGTTCTTTCTTATGGTGTGTATTACACttaactatatatattattttaataacaCCAAAActtaattatttaaatacaatatatgataaaatcagcaaaataaataatcaaaataatattggATTATATTGGAATAAATATTTAGTTAATCCATTGAATgataaatttaataaaattataaagaaGTTAAAGacattataa